The window CTTCATACCGTTAAGTTCTCGGGGCAATGGACCCACTGCATAATTCACGCCCATTTGTTTGGCAAGCGACCAAAGCTGATCAGGTTCTGATGAAAAAAATTCAGCTAACTGCATGCTAACATGACCTCCTTGAATGTTGAGCCACTTCAATTCTCAAAGGAGAACGGAAGTGGCTCAAGAGAAATGTATAGGATGAATAGAGGGCTGACTTTATTTATTCAACTTGGCTTCCGCATCTTTGCCTTTATCAGTAATTGTTTTGAACGCTTGCTCAAGCGTCTGTTTGCCGAACATCACGGCTTCCATTTCCGATTTGTACGTTTTCACGAAATCTTCAGTGCCTGGAGGAGCAGGGTAGAAAGGCAGTGCCTTGTCTTTTGCTGCGTTCAATAAATCTTTACCGAAGAGATCACCTTTGGATAGTGTAGATTCAAGACTTTTGAAAATAGTTTCATTAATCGGAATACCTCTCGTTGTGCCCAGAACTTTGCCAGCCTCTTGATTGGAAATAAACCACTTGATGAACTGTTTGGCTTGCTCTTTATTAGCTGAGTTCGCACCTATGCTGAGGAAGATTGTCGACTGCGCCCAGCCTCCCCCTTTCGGACCTATCGGATTGCTGTTTACTACCAATTTGCCTGGAACTAGTGCCTGGATAGCCGTTGCAGACCCCACGGATGCTCCTTTGAGCATCACTTTGCCGGCTGCCAAAGAGTCGAGCTTTGGATCGTTCTCTTTAAAAGACATCTGCAAATCGGCCGAAGGTACGATGCCGTCTTTGCGGAATCCAGCATATGTGTTTTGGAATTGGAACCAAGTGTCCTTATCTAGGTTGAACTTCGTGCCGTCTTGGAAAATAGGTCCTTTTCCTTGGGCCGTTTGATAATACTGGTACCAATCCCAAACATTTGATAAATCGTCGATCGGATATTTGTCTTTAGGCAATTTCGTGCGTGCTTCTTTCGCAAAGGCAAAGAAATCATCATAGGACCAATTATTGAATGGCAGCTTGATTCCTGCCGCTTCAAGATCAGGTTTGTTGTACACCATCCCCTGACCGTTCAAACTGAGGGGAACACCGTACAGCTTGCCGTTGATTTTAACATTCTCCAAAATTTTTGGATCGACGATGTCTTTCAAATCGAGATCCGACAAGTCAGCAAGCTGCCCCCGCTTGACGTAACTTTGAATATACGCCGCATCCATCTGCAGCACATCTGGGATCGTATTGGAAGCCGCTAAAGTTGGAAGCTTCTCCCAAAACCCATCCCATGCTGTATACTCTGGGGCAAAGGTCACTTTAGGCACTTGACTCGTGTATAAATCCAGCGCTTTCAAAGTGGCATCATGACGTGCCTGTGTTCCCCACCACATGATCTTCAGCTTAACCGCCTTGTCAGAAGCAGGCGCAGACGTCGCTGTTTTCGCCGTCGTTTGCGGCTGCGTCGATGATTGCGCCGGCTGGCTACCGCTGCTGCATCCAGTAATACCAATCGTTGCAGCAATCATGGCTAAAGATAACCCTTTGAGCATTGGTTGTCGTTGTTTCATGAATAAACACTCCCTTTATATGTGAAATGATGTGTTGCCTACATGAGGTGCAGCTTTTGGCATCAACCTTTGATTCCTGTTGTAGCGATGCCCTCCACGAAATGCTTTTGGGCCAAGAAAAACACAATGGCAGAAGGAGCGACTGAGAGAAGCGACATAGCCAACAATTGGCCCCACTGGATTTCAAATTGGTCAATAAACATTCTTAGTGCCAAACCGACTGTAAATTTCTCAATGGAGCTTAAATACAACAATTGGGAGAAGAAATCGTCCCAGCTCCAAAGAAATGTGAAAATACCTACGGTTACAAGCGCTGGTTTTATTAAAGGTGCAATGACGAAGAGAAATATTTTGTAAACAGAAGCACCGTCCATTTGTGCGGCCTCGTCCAGATCTCTGGGAATTCCCCTAATAAATTGGACGACTAGGAAGATGAAGAATGCACCTCCTCCAAAGAAATGAGGTAATATCAATGGAATATAACTGTTCAC is drawn from Paenibacillus sp. V4I7 and contains these coding sequences:
- a CDS encoding extracellular solute-binding protein; the protein is MKQRQPMLKGLSLAMIAATIGITGCSSGSQPAQSSTQPQTTAKTATSAPASDKAVKLKIMWWGTQARHDATLKALDLYTSQVPKVTFAPEYTAWDGFWEKLPTLAASNTIPDVLQMDAAYIQSYVKRGQLADLSDLDLKDIVDPKILENVKINGKLYGVPLSLNGQGMVYNKPDLEAAGIKLPFNNWSYDDFFAFAKEARTKLPKDKYPIDDLSNVWDWYQYYQTAQGKGPIFQDGTKFNLDKDTWFQFQNTYAGFRKDGIVPSADLQMSFKENDPKLDSLAAGKVMLKGASVGSATAIQALVPGKLVVNSNPIGPKGGGWAQSTIFLSIGANSANKEQAKQFIKWFISNQEAGKVLGTTRGIPINETIFKSLESTLSKGDLFGKDLLNAAKDKALPFYPAPPGTEDFVKTYKSEMEAVMFGKQTLEQAFKTITDKGKDAEAKLNK
- a CDS encoding carbohydrate ABC transporter permease, yielding MIIRRYSSLKAHFILLPFSLIMLYPVFWWMGASLKSLAELGSPTIWPQVLMWENYTKGWTYSSEYTFTTFFANTLLMEFWNVLGGVVTAALVGYGFGRLQFKLRSFWFSVLLLTMMLPSQVTVVPQYIMYNKLGLVNSYIPLILPHFFGGGAFFIFLVVQFIRGIPRDLDEAAQMDGASVYKIFLFVIAPLIKPALVTVGIFTFLWSWDDFFSQLLYLSSIEKFTVGLALRMFIDQFEIQWGQLLAMSLLSVAPSAIVFFLAQKHFVEGIATTGIKG